Proteins from a single region of Pseudomonas sp. 10S4:
- a CDS encoding amidohydrolase has protein sequence MKFSRLFIAVAAATAFSGVALVGCQTQGSTGADMVMRNGYVYTVDGKNSVQQAIAVTGGKIIYVGSDEGVSSYIGKQTQLVDLAGRMLMPGFIDAHMHPGDGGRAMTLCDLKYQTMTRKVFQETIQACLDAEKDKGPDVWLEVGSWDRMGMDGLDGDPDKSTLDALKTKRPIQVRSTDFHTVLVNSRGLEVAGINKQTPNPGDGKYARDGAGNPTGICEDGAAESMAAVVPPATDAQKLIQIRAALDAMRQQGITSFFDALSGPENGKAFTSLQQSGELTARALLAIKLDPAAAAADPAKTIAEAKALANTYDQGETKVAPGVSMRHVKLFMDGIINAPADTGAMLTPYLHNAGTAKAPKWGPGKNVGELYFPPQVLDSLLLKAVQAGFDPHLHATGDRAVRDSLNGIEYVRQQLPGNTFRPAIAHAESVVPGDYARFKALDVTATMSFQWAQQAPSTVDGTSEHLGAERFSRMEPSGSIANAGGRVAYGSDWPVDPLDEFLALKVGVTRSGDPLNPHSYGAEYAGRLNADPALSRAEVLRSVTLNAAEQLKLDAMVGSVEVGKFADLIVLDKNFMQVPEAELARNNVVLTMVGGKVVWAKAPFVGLDRQPVPVAVLNAE, from the coding sequence TTGAAATTTTCCAGGCTTTTTATCGCGGTTGCCGCGGCGACGGCGTTTTCTGGTGTGGCGTTGGTGGGGTGTCAGACGCAGGGTTCGACCGGCGCCGACATGGTCATGCGCAACGGCTATGTCTACACCGTCGATGGCAAGAATTCGGTGCAGCAGGCGATTGCCGTGACGGGCGGCAAGATCATTTACGTCGGCAGCGATGAAGGCGTTTCCTCGTACATCGGCAAACAGACCCAACTGGTCGATCTGGCCGGGCGCATGTTGATGCCAGGCTTCATCGACGCGCACATGCACCCGGGGGACGGCGGCCGCGCCATGACTTTGTGCGACCTGAAATACCAGACCATGACCCGCAAGGTGTTCCAGGAAACCATTCAGGCCTGCCTTGATGCCGAGAAGGACAAGGGGCCGGATGTGTGGCTCGAAGTCGGCAGTTGGGATCGCATGGGCATGGACGGCCTCGACGGCGATCCGGACAAATCAACTCTCGACGCGCTCAAGACCAAACGGCCGATTCAGGTGCGTTCCACCGATTTCCATACGGTGCTGGTCAACTCCCGGGGCCTCGAAGTCGCCGGCATCAACAAGCAAACGCCCAACCCGGGTGATGGCAAGTACGCACGCGACGGCGCTGGCAACCCAACCGGTATCTGCGAAGACGGTGCTGCCGAAAGCATGGCCGCCGTGGTACCGCCGGCCACCGATGCACAGAAGCTGATCCAGATTCGCGCGGCACTCGACGCCATGCGCCAGCAGGGCATCACCAGTTTCTTCGACGCCTTGTCGGGGCCGGAGAATGGCAAAGCCTTCACCAGCCTGCAGCAGTCCGGCGAACTGACCGCTCGGGCCTTGCTGGCGATCAAACTGGACCCGGCCGCCGCTGCGGCAGACCCGGCGAAAACCATCGCCGAAGCCAAGGCACTGGCCAACACCTACGACCAAGGCGAAACCAAAGTCGCGCCGGGCGTGAGCATGCGCCACGTCAAATTGTTCATGGACGGCATCATCAATGCGCCGGCAGATACAGGCGCGATGTTGACGCCGTACCTGCACAACGCGGGCACCGCCAAGGCGCCGAAGTGGGGGCCGGGCAAGAATGTCGGCGAGTTGTACTTCCCGCCGCAAGTGCTCGATTCGCTGCTGCTGAAGGCTGTTCAGGCTGGCTTCGACCCGCACCTTCACGCCACGGGTGACCGCGCAGTGCGTGACTCGTTGAACGGCATCGAGTACGTGCGTCAGCAACTGCCGGGCAATACTTTCCGTCCTGCCATCGCCCACGCCGAGTCGGTGGTCCCTGGCGACTATGCGCGCTTCAAGGCGTTGGACGTGACGGCCACCATGTCCTTTCAGTGGGCCCAACAGGCGCCGTCCACCGTCGATGGCACCAGCGAACATCTTGGTGCCGAGCGTTTTTCCCGTATGGAACCGTCGGGCAGCATCGCCAATGCCGGCGGTCGCGTGGCCTACGGCAGCGACTGGCCGGTGGACCCGCTCGACGAATTTCTCGCGCTGAAAGTCGGCGTCACCCGCTCCGGCGATCCGCTGAACCCGCACAGCTACGGCGCCGAGTACGCGGGCCGGCTGAATGCCGATCCGGCGCTGTCCCGTGCTGAAGTGCTGCGCAGCGTCACCCTCAACGCCGCCGAGCAATTGAAGCTGGACGCGATGGTCGGCTCGGTCGAGGTCGGCAAGTTTGCGGATCTGATCGTGCTGGACAAGAACTTCATGCAGGTCCCCGAGGCTGAACTGGCGCGTAATAACGTGGTGCTGACGATGGTCGGCGGCAAAGTCGTGTGGGCCAAGGCACCGTTCGTTGGTCTGGATCGGCAACCGGTTCCCGTCGCCGTTTTGAACGCTGAATAA
- the gcvH gene encoding glycine cleavage system protein GcvH, with protein MSELRFTVDHEWLRLEADGLITVGITAYAQQALGDVVFVQVPELRAFGAGDEVAVLESVKAASSVYMPLDGEVVEVNSTLESSPELINEDALGEGWFFRMRPSDASARDALLDQAAYERLTHEDA; from the coding sequence ATGAGCGAATTGCGTTTTACCGTCGATCACGAATGGCTACGTCTTGAGGCCGATGGCCTGATCACCGTGGGCATCACCGCTTACGCCCAGCAGGCGCTGGGGGATGTGGTGTTCGTTCAGGTGCCGGAGTTGCGTGCATTCGGCGCTGGCGATGAAGTCGCTGTGCTGGAGTCGGTGAAAGCCGCCAGCAGCGTGTACATGCCGCTCGACGGTGAAGTGGTCGAGGTCAATTCAACGCTGGAAAGCTCCCCGGAATTGATCAACGAAGACGCGCTGGGTGAAGGCTGGTTTTTCCGCATGCGCCCCAGCGACGCCAGCGCCAGGGACGCCCTGCTCGACCAGGCCGCTTACGAGCGCCTGACCCACGAAGACGCTTGA
- a CDS encoding toxin VasX → MSAQNKTRVGTCPLFAAVLPLRYALGPTTAVDTSAHDVPALNGQFPELGPRHPDLTAHTLNYTSRFLRDGWLYVWESNPPRLVEYEVEKAQLTQTPRAGKVIDTRVKPHLLLRAGDAAALVWSPVRWSEPQYQAAKTNPAIRQRIMRSFVPGVAPLSGHVGTVAKQIGEYNDATSYGWSTEPETEHAPDWLKLQRQMKACEQQTFAIIDDAWGVLLDLAALMRVRKEAFDSYQEHHAEEWAMASVIKSLSEGDRQLSAQLPSITRYDELQRAWKDQEIQNDRYTADMRRLGQLWVVWFNTQQVAGPSSMDTACGHFDITQAIAREALELHFAAACLGPASTSVGAEAITFSLEGNQAGKPWLLWALLGLPSRLGVGEIKYLVDFSDVVRDNMAAVQEGADKLTRAFGYAGAINQTADKLKQHKSASSIEALFLSIAPVAGLQLHQGEKTSSTAGRLYMAAALARSDQRIQTSGVTPRQLGEWYSDLMGTRPAAPAHLSVSPLANGVAGGIPFMNLVPTSTKLPPLPVNLAASIELSSVFDLKSALSKAPIKSIVTLVAGVNFVWAGDQLFDKRTYKSAFTTAGAAFGVGAAGAALWQRVGEVNWGETVRQTGKFSVSSRLVLVKALGRAAIAAGAQVAVLAVDVVLYGIEAFEAYQKGDFDTMTTSLVVASAELAGIMLYIKLFRAYRAAQVAVLIGEAASVAGG, encoded by the coding sequence ATGAGCGCCCAGAATAAAACCCGCGTTGGAACGTGCCCGCTGTTCGCTGCAGTCCTGCCACTGCGTTATGCCTTGGGCCCGACAACCGCTGTCGATACCAGCGCCCATGACGTGCCTGCTCTGAATGGCCAGTTTCCCGAACTGGGGCCGAGGCATCCTGATCTGACTGCGCACACGCTCAACTACACCTCCCGTTTTTTGCGTGACGGTTGGCTTTACGTGTGGGAGAGCAACCCACCCAGACTGGTGGAGTATGAGGTCGAAAAAGCGCAGCTCACGCAAACTCCGCGCGCAGGCAAGGTGATCGACACCCGGGTCAAACCGCATCTGCTTCTCAGGGCCGGTGATGCGGCCGCGTTGGTGTGGTCGCCCGTGCGCTGGAGCGAGCCGCAGTACCAAGCGGCTAAAACCAATCCCGCCATACGCCAGCGCATCATGCGCAGTTTTGTGCCGGGCGTTGCGCCGCTCAGTGGTCACGTCGGCACCGTCGCCAAGCAGATTGGCGAATACAACGATGCGACGAGCTACGGTTGGAGCACTGAGCCGGAAACGGAACATGCCCCCGACTGGCTGAAATTGCAGCGTCAGATGAAAGCTTGCGAACAACAAACCTTCGCGATCATTGATGACGCATGGGGCGTACTGCTCGACCTCGCGGCGTTGATGCGTGTGCGTAAAGAGGCTTTCGACAGTTATCAGGAGCATCACGCTGAAGAGTGGGCGATGGCCAGTGTCATCAAGTCACTGAGCGAAGGCGACCGCCAACTGAGCGCACAACTGCCGTCCATCACCCGCTATGACGAACTCCAACGGGCGTGGAAAGATCAAGAAATCCAGAACGATCGATATACCGCCGATATGCGACGGCTGGGCCAACTTTGGGTTGTATGGTTCAACACCCAACAAGTGGCTGGCCCGTCGAGCATGGACACGGCGTGCGGTCATTTCGATATAACTCAGGCGATTGCTCGTGAGGCACTGGAATTGCATTTTGCTGCTGCTTGTCTGGGGCCGGCGAGTACCAGTGTCGGGGCTGAGGCCATTACCTTCAGTCTGGAAGGTAACCAGGCCGGCAAGCCTTGGCTGCTTTGGGCATTGCTCGGGTTGCCATCTCGGCTGGGTGTTGGCGAGATTAAATATCTGGTGGACTTCAGTGATGTGGTTCGCGACAACATGGCGGCCGTGCAAGAGGGCGCCGACAAACTCACCAGGGCTTTCGGTTATGCAGGGGCGATCAACCAGACTGCCGACAAACTGAAGCAACACAAATCGGCTTCAAGCATTGAGGCCCTGTTTCTGTCCATCGCGCCGGTGGCCGGGTTGCAATTGCATCAGGGTGAAAAGACCAGCAGTACGGCGGGGCGTTTGTATATGGCGGCAGCGCTGGCGCGCAGCGACCAGCGCATTCAGACCTCGGGCGTCACTCCGCGTCAGTTAGGCGAGTGGTATAGCGATTTGATGGGAACACGCCCTGCGGCGCCTGCTCATTTGAGCGTTTCACCGTTGGCCAACGGAGTGGCTGGCGGTATCCCGTTCATGAATTTGGTCCCGACCAGCACCAAGCTGCCACCGTTGCCGGTGAATCTGGCGGCAAGTATAGAGCTGAGTAGTGTGTTTGATTTGAAAAGTGCACTGAGCAAAGCGCCGATCAAGTCGATTGTGACGTTGGTGGCTGGGGTGAATTTTGTTTGGGCGGGGGATCAGCTTTTTGATAAACGTACATACAAAAGCGCATTTACTACCGCCGGAGCTGCGTTTGGCGTTGGCGCAGCAGGTGCTGCCTTATGGCAGCGAGTGGGAGAAGTTAATTGGGGTGAGACAGTCCGCCAGACCGGAAAGTTTTCAGTTTCTTCAAGGTTAGTTTTGGTTAAAGCATTGGGGCGAGCGGCCATTGCTGCGGGCGCACAGGTCGCCGTGCTGGCCGTCGACGTCGTGCTCTACGGGATAGAAGCTTTTGAGGCGTATCAAAAAGGTGATTTCGACACCATGACGACGAGTTTGGTAGTCGCTAGTGCCGAACTGGCCGGGATCATGCTCTATATAAAGCTTTTCCGGGCATACCGCGCCGCACAAGTGGCTGTGCTGATCGGTGAGGCGGCCTCTGTTGCAGGGGGATGA
- a CDS encoding GNAT family N-acetyltransferase, whose translation MAIHAQRADASHLDPVAQLFDAYRGFYGQPSNLPQSRDFIAERIAKGESAIFLALDADGEALGFVQLYPTFSSIEAHRAWLLSDLFTTPAARGRGVGTLLMNTARSFALSTGAKGLILETATDNYGAQRLYESVGYVRDEGYYTYLLDLKQG comes from the coding sequence ATGGCAATCCACGCCCAACGCGCCGACGCCAGCCACCTCGACCCAGTCGCGCAGTTGTTCGACGCCTACCGGGGTTTCTACGGTCAGCCCTCAAACTTGCCGCAATCCCGAGACTTCATCGCCGAGCGCATCGCCAAGGGTGAATCCGCGATTTTCCTGGCCCTGGACGCCGACGGTGAAGCACTGGGTTTTGTCCAGTTGTACCCGACGTTTTCTTCCATCGAGGCCCATCGCGCATGGTTGCTCAGTGACCTGTTCACCACGCCCGCCGCACGGGGCCGCGGGGTAGGGACGTTGCTGATGAACACCGCCCGCAGTTTTGCACTGTCGACGGGTGCGAAGGGGCTGATATTGGAAACAGCGACCGACAATTACGGCGCGCAACGTTTGTATGAGTCGGTGGGTTATGTGCGGGATGAGGGTTACTACACCTACTTGCTCGATTTGAAGCAGGGTTGA
- a CDS encoding purine-cytosine permease family protein, producing MTQQRSPLIETRSIDYIPEAERHGSLYSQFTLWLGANLQITAIVTGALAVVLGGDVFWSLIGLLIGQLLGGTVVALHAAQGPKLGLPQMISSRVQFGVYGAAIPIVLVCLMYLGFSATGAVLSGQAIAQLISVSDSTGILIFAACIAFLTIFGYRVIHVVGRVASVLGIIAFAYLFTRLMTLNDIGLLLENRHFGWSTFLLAVSLSASWQIAFGPYVADYSRYLPSKTSSWKTFAAVGLGTVLGAQASMVLGVFAAALAGANFRGHEVATIVGLGSTGVIASLLYLSVVFGKVTVSTLNAYGSFMCVATIISGFRSRLEITARQRMVFVLLIVVASTTLALLGQYSFLNTFKYFILFLLTFFTPWSAINLVDYYFINKERYDIPALSDPAGRYGRWNGRGISVYVIGVLIQLPFVDTHFYSGPMVAQLGGVDISWIVGLVVPGILYYWLTRTSALAVGLEQQSKA from the coding sequence ATGACCCAACAACGAAGTCCCCTGATCGAAACACGTTCGATCGATTACATCCCCGAGGCCGAGCGCCACGGCAGCCTCTACAGCCAGTTCACCCTGTGGCTCGGCGCCAACCTGCAAATCACCGCCATCGTCACCGGCGCACTGGCGGTGGTGCTGGGCGGTGATGTGTTCTGGTCGCTGATTGGCTTGCTGATCGGCCAGTTGCTTGGCGGCACCGTCGTCGCCCTGCATGCCGCGCAAGGACCGAAGCTTGGGCTGCCGCAGATGATCTCCAGTCGGGTGCAGTTCGGCGTCTACGGCGCGGCGATCCCGATTGTGCTGGTGTGCCTGATGTACCTCGGCTTCAGCGCCACCGGTGCGGTGTTGTCGGGGCAGGCGATTGCGCAGTTGATCAGCGTCAGCGACAGCACCGGCATCCTGATTTTCGCCGCGTGCATCGCGTTTCTGACGATCTTCGGTTACCGGGTTATCCATGTGGTCGGCAGGGTGGCCAGCGTGCTGGGCATCATCGCCTTCGCCTACCTGTTTACCCGGTTGATGACCCTCAACGACATCGGCCTGTTGCTGGAAAATCGCCACTTCGGTTGGAGTACTTTCCTGCTGGCGGTGTCGCTCTCGGCGTCCTGGCAGATCGCGTTTGGCCCTTATGTGGCCGACTACTCGCGCTACTTGCCGAGCAAGACTTCGTCCTGGAAAACCTTCGCCGCCGTTGGCCTGGGCACCGTGCTTGGCGCTCAGGCATCGATGGTGTTGGGGGTGTTTGCGGCCGCGTTGGCCGGGGCGAACTTTCGTGGTCACGAGGTGGCGACCATCGTCGGGTTGGGCAGTACCGGCGTGATCGCCTCGCTGCTGTACTTGAGCGTGGTGTTTGGCAAGGTCACGGTGTCGACGCTCAATGCTTATGGCAGCTTCATGTGCGTGGCCACGATTATCAGCGGCTTTCGCAGTCGTCTGGAAATCACCGCCAGGCAGCGCATGGTGTTTGTGCTGCTAATCGTCGTCGCGTCGACCACGCTCGCTTTGCTGGGGCAGTACTCGTTTTTGAACACGTTCAAGTACTTCATCCTGTTTCTGTTGACGTTCTTCACGCCGTGGAGCGCGATCAACCTGGTGGATTACTACTTCATCAACAAGGAGCGCTATGACATCCCGGCGTTGTCCGACCCGGCGGGTCGTTACGGCCGCTGGAACGGGCGCGGGATCAGCGTCTATGTCATTGGGGTGTTGATCCAGTTGCCTTTTGTCGACACGCATTTCTACTCCGGGCCGATGGTTGCGCAGCTCGGTGGTGTCGATATTTCGTGGATCGTGGGGTTGGTGGTGCCGGGGATTCTTTATTACTGGCTGACCAGGACGTCGGCGTTGGCGGTGGGTTTGGAGCAGCAATCGAAGGCGTGA
- a CDS encoding DUF6124 family protein, which yields MYKITPNPPDTDPIPHDPALDPKKLKEAADRALNYYLNPSALKETPRKPSTIFTITAGVDNETLLTNACESMASASVMASDFAAQMQGSQRNTMLALQQVIMLGELAVNRILDNLEVPK from the coding sequence ATGTATAAAATTACGCCTAATCCACCGGACACTGATCCGATCCCGCACGACCCTGCCCTCGATCCCAAGAAGCTAAAAGAGGCCGCCGACCGGGCACTCAATTACTACCTCAACCCATCAGCCCTCAAAGAAACCCCACGCAAACCCAGCACCATCTTCACCATCACGGCGGGTGTCGATAACGAAACCCTGCTGACCAATGCCTGCGAATCGATGGCGTCGGCCAGTGTCATGGCCAGTGATTTCGCCGCGCAGATGCAAGGCAGCCAGCGCAACACCATGCTGGCGCTGCAACAGGTCATCATGCTCGGTGAACTGGCGGTGAATCGGATACTGGATAACCTTGAGGTGCCTAAGTAG
- the gcvP gene encoding aminomethyl-transferring glycine dehydrogenase, whose product MTLRLDTRNEFIARHIGPRSGDEQAMLNSLGFDSLEALSASVIPDSIKGTSVLGLEDGLSEADALALIKSIASKNQLFKTYIGQGYYGTHTPSPILRNLLENPAWYTAYTPYQPEISQGRLEALLNFQTLISDLTGLPIANASLLDEATAAAEAMTFCKRLSKNKGSHAFFASVHCHPQTLDVLRTRAEPLGIDVVVGDEQTLTDVTPFFGALLQYPASNGDVFDYRELTERFHAANALVAVAADLLALTVLTPPGEFGADVAIGSAQRFGVPLGFGGPHAAYFSTKDAFKRDMPGRLVGVSVDRFGKPALRLAMQTREQHIRREKATSNICTAQVLLANIASMYAVYHGPKGLTQIANRVHHLTAILAKGLSAIGLTVEQENFFDTLTLNTGANTAKLHDKARAQQINLRVVDAERLGLSLDETTSQTDVETLWALLADGKALPDFAALATSVQSTIPAELVRQSPILSHPVFNRYHSETELMRYLRKLADKDLALDRTMIPLGSCTMKLNAASEMIPVTWAEFGALHPFAPAAQSAGYQQLTDELEAMLCADTGYDAISLQPNAGSQGEYAGLLAIRAYHQSRGEDRRDICLIPSSAHGTNPATANMAGMRVVVTACDARGNVDIEDLRAKAIEHREHLAALMITYPSTHGVFEEGIREICGIVHDHGGQVYIDGANMNAMVGLCAPGKFGGDVSHLNLHKTFCIPHGGGGPGVGPIGVKSHLTPFLPGHAQMERKEGAVCAAPFGSASILPITWMYIRMMGGAGLKRASQLAILNANYISRRLEEHYPVLYTGSNGLVAHECILDLRPLKDSSGISVDDVAKRLIDFGFHAPTMSFPVAGTLMIEPTESESKEELDRFCDAMIRIREEIRAVENGTLDKDDNPLKNAPHTAAEIVGEWTHPYSREQAVYPIETLIDAKYWPPVGRVDNVFGDRNLICACPSIADYQDA is encoded by the coding sequence ATGACCCTGCGCCTCGACACCCGCAACGAATTCATCGCCCGCCACATCGGCCCGCGCTCCGGCGATGAGCAAGCGATGCTCAACAGCCTCGGCTTCGACTCCCTCGAAGCCCTGAGCGCCAGCGTCATCCCGGACAGCATCAAAGGCACCAGCGTGCTCGGCCTCGAAGATGGCCTGAGCGAAGCCGATGCCCTGGCGTTGATCAAGTCCATCGCCAGCAAAAACCAGCTGTTCAAGACCTACATCGGCCAGGGTTACTACGGCACCCACACGCCGTCGCCGATCCTGCGCAACCTGCTGGAAAATCCGGCCTGGTACACCGCGTACACCCCGTACCAACCGGAGATTTCCCAGGGTCGTCTCGAAGCGCTGCTGAATTTCCAGACCTTGATCAGCGACCTGACCGGCCTGCCGATTGCCAATGCCTCGCTGTTGGACGAAGCCACTGCCGCTGCCGAAGCGATGACCTTCTGCAAACGCCTGAGCAAGAACAAAGGCAGCCATGCGTTCTTCGCTTCCGTGCATTGCCACCCGCAAACCCTCGACGTGCTGCGCACCCGTGCCGAGCCGTTGGGCATCGACGTGGTGGTCGGCGACGAGCAAACACTGACCGACGTGACGCCGTTCTTCGGCGCGCTGCTGCAATACCCGGCCAGCAACGGTGACGTCTTCGATTACCGCGAACTGACCGAACGCTTCCACGCCGCCAATGCCTTGGTCGCGGTGGCCGCTGACCTGCTGGCCCTGACCGTACTGACCCCGCCGGGCGAGTTCGGTGCCGACGTGGCCATCGGCAGTGCGCAACGTTTCGGTGTGCCACTGGGTTTCGGTGGCCCGCACGCGGCGTACTTCTCGACGAAAGATGCGTTCAAGCGCGACATGCCGGGCCGTTTGGTCGGCGTCTCGGTGGACCGTTTCGGCAAGCCGGCCCTGCGCCTGGCGATGCAAACCCGCGAGCAACATATCCGCCGCGAGAAGGCCACCAGCAACATCTGCACGGCGCAGGTTTTGCTGGCCAACATCGCCAGCATGTACGCCGTTTATCACGGCCCGAAAGGCCTGACGCAGATCGCCAACCGCGTGCATCACCTGACGGCGATTCTGGCCAAAGGCTTGAGTGCAATCGGTCTGACGGTTGAGCAGGAAAACTTCTTCGACACGCTGACGCTGAACACTGGCGCCAACACCGCCAAGCTGCACGACAAGGCTCGCGCCCAGCAGATCAACCTGCGTGTGGTCGATGCTGAACGTCTGGGCCTGTCCCTCGACGAAACCACTTCGCAAACTGATGTCGAAACCTTGTGGGCGCTGCTGGCTGACGGCAAAGCGCTGCCAGATTTCGCGGCATTGGCTACAAGCGTTCAAAGCACCATCCCAGCTGAACTGGTTCGCCAATCGCCGATCCTCAGCCACCCGGTGTTCAACCGTTACCACTCGGAAACCGAGCTGATGCGCTACCTGCGCAAGCTCGCCGACAAGGACCTGGCACTGGATCGCACCATGATCCCGCTGGGTTCCTGCACCATGAAACTCAACGCCGCCAGCGAAATGATCCCGGTGACCTGGGCTGAATTCGGTGCCCTGCACCCGTTCGCCCCGGCCGCGCAAAGCGCCGGCTACCAGCAACTGACCGACGAACTGGAGGCGATGCTCTGCGCCGACACCGGTTACGACGCGATCTCGCTGCAACCGAACGCCGGTTCCCAGGGTGAATACGCTGGCCTGCTGGCGATCCGCGCCTATCACCAGAGCCGTGGCGAAGATCGTCGCGACATCTGCCTGATCCCGTCCTCGGCCCACGGCACCAACCCGGCGACCGCCAACATGGCCGGCATGCGCGTGGTGGTGACCGCGTGCGATGCCCGTGGCAACGTCGACATCGAAGACCTGCGCGCCAAGGCCATCGAGCACCGCGAACACCTCGCCGCGCTGATGATCACCTACCCGTCGACCCACGGCGTGTTCGAAGAAGGCATCCGCGAAATCTGCGGCATCGTTCATGACCATGGCGGCCAGGTCTACATCGACGGCGCCAACATGAACGCGATGGTCGGCCTCTGCGCACCGGGCAAGTTCGGCGGCGACGTCTCGCACTTGAACCTGCACAAAACCTTCTGCATCCCCCACGGCGGTGGCGGCCCGGGCGTTGGCCCGATTGGCGTGAAATCGCACCTGACGCCGTTCCTGCCGGGCCATGCCCAGATGGAGCGTAAAGAAGGCGCGGTCTGCGCCGCACCGTTCGGCAGCGCAAGCATTTTGCCGATCACCTGGATGTACATCCGGATGATGGGCGGCGCCGGTTTGAAGCGTGCTTCGCAACTGGCGATCCTGAATGCCAACTACATTTCCCGTCGCCTCGAAGAACATTACCCAGTGCTCTACACCGGCAGCAACGGCCTGGTCGCGCACGAATGCATCCTCGATTTGCGTCCGCTGAAAGACAGCAGCGGCATCAGCGTCGATGACGTCGCCAAACGCCTGATCGACTTCGGCTTCCACGCCCCGACCATGTCGTTCCCGGTGGCCGGCACGCTGATGATCGAGCCGACCGAAAGCGAATCCAAGGAAGAACTGGACCGCTTCTGCGACGCCATGATCCGCATCCGCGAAGAAATCCGCGCAGTGGAAAACGGCACGCTGGACAAGGACGACAACCCACTGAAAAACGCCCCGCATACCGCGGCGGAAATCGTGGGCGAGTGGACACATCCGTATAGCCGTGAGCAAGCGGTTTACCCCATCGAAACCCTGATCGACGCCAAGTACTGGCCACCTGTAGGGCGTGTCGACAACGTGTTTGGCGACCGCAATTTGATCTGCGCCTGCCCATCAATCGCCGACTACCAGGACGCCTAA
- the lipA gene encoding lipoyl synthase has product MSTLAQSPVKAPVKMEVGVKLRGAEKVARIPVKIIPTDEFPRKPDWIRVRIPVSPEVDRIKALLRKHKLHSVCEEASCPNLGECFSGGTATFMIMGDICTRRCPFCDVGHGRPKPLDVNEPQSLAIAIADLKLKYVVITSVDRDDLRDGGAQHFADCIREIRKLSPNVQLETLVPDYRGRMDVALEITATEPPDVFNHNLETVPRLYKAARPGSDYQWSLTLLQRFKQMMPHIPTKSGLMLGLGETDEEVIEVMKRMREHDIDMLTLGQYLQPSRSHLPVQRFVHPDVFAWFAEEGYKMGFKNVASGPLVRSSYHADEQVKGVKDTTRQS; this is encoded by the coding sequence ATGAGCACACTGGCGCAATCGCCCGTAAAAGCCCCGGTAAAAATGGAAGTCGGCGTCAAATTGCGTGGCGCCGAGAAGGTTGCGCGGATTCCGGTGAAAATAATCCCGACCGATGAGTTCCCACGCAAACCCGACTGGATTCGCGTGCGTATCCCGGTTTCCCCGGAAGTCGACCGCATCAAGGCCCTGCTGCGCAAACACAAGCTGCACAGCGTCTGCGAAGAAGCGTCCTGCCCGAACCTGGGCGAGTGCTTCTCCGGCGGCACCGCGACCTTCATGATCATGGGCGACATCTGCACCCGTCGCTGCCCGTTCTGCGACGTCGGCCACGGTCGTCCGAAGCCACTGGATGTCAACGAGCCGCAAAGCCTGGCCATCGCCATCGCCGACCTGAAACTCAAGTACGTGGTGATCACTTCGGTGGACCGCGACGACCTGCGTGACGGCGGTGCCCAGCACTTTGCCGACTGCATCCGCGAGATCCGCAAGCTGTCGCCGAACGTGCAGCTCGAAACCCTGGTCCCGGATTACCGTGGGCGCATGGACGTGGCGCTGGAAATCACCGCCACCGAGCCGCCAGATGTGTTCAACCACAACCTGGAAACCGTGCCGCGCCTGTACAAGGCTGCGCGTCCGGGTTCGGATTACCAGTGGTCGCTGACCCTGCTGCAACGCTTCAAGCAGATGATGCCGCACATTCCGACCAAGTCCGGCTTGATGCTGGGCCTGGGCGAGACCGACGAAGAAGTCATCGAAGTCATGAAGCGCATGCGCGAACACGACATCGACATGCTGACCCTCGGCCAGTACCTGCAACCGTCCCGCAGCCACTTGCCGGTGCAGCGTTTCGTGCACCCGGACGTGTTCGCCTGGTTCGCCGAAGAAGGTTACAAGATGGGCTTCAAGAACGTGGCGTCCGGCCCGTTGGTGCGCTCGTCGTACCATGCCGACGAGCAAGTTAAAGGCGTGAAAGACACCACACGTCAGTCGTGA